A genome region from Microbacterium terricola includes the following:
- a CDS encoding glycosyl hydrolase 53 family protein: MRIAAIAATAGAVTLGMVAPAAAVDGPVEAGIVVDKVDGLPEDFINGVDVSSALALEDSGVVFRDEDGEPADLFAVLADAGVTDVRVRVWNDPFDAEGNGYGGGDVDVARAVEIGERATDAGLRVLVDFHYSDFWADPAKQKAPKAWASLSVPEKATAVGEYTADALQQFEDAGVDVRMVQIGNETNNGIAGVTGWAGMAQIFSAGSAAVRATLPDALVAVHFTNPETSGRYAGYAKSLSDYDVDYDVFASSYYPYWHGSLSNLTTVLRQVADTYGKDVMVAETSWAYTLEDGDGHGNVIDLPSEATQYPVSVQGQATALRDVIAAVVGVGDAGIGVFYWEPAWLPVGPPEDLAQNKVLWERDGSGWASSYAGEFDPDDAGEWYGGSAWDNQALFDHDGVPLESLRTFAYARTGATAPREVTSVEKPALTFADGDPIALPATVEISYNDGSTEDEAVTWSEAAEWIDGPGAYRVDGRTASGHATVATVTVLASNLLRNPGFEAADVSMWRATGPLTLRATDDPHSGTRSAHFYSGAAYTYSLSQTVTASTAGKYTASAALQGDGEDAASTVRIAVTTSSGATAGAPFAMTGWRQWSTPTTAPVAVAAGETVTVTISATLSAGAWGTLDDVVLARLAPDAADTSALEAALERAEGLDRDIITAASLAVLDDAVEISEVVLAATTPTQTRVTAALARMDAAFAQLELIGEAPAPEIAPVALTVVEGDAIALPTTVALTSWNGAVERVPVTWSDAVSWIEGPGEYAIPGTARGETATATVTVTERQWVLDPGFEDAASSAWTVAGPGASIGQTADAAAGARAVSFWSDSAYAFTVSQRITGVSAGTYALRATTQGDGEGAGDALTISATTAQGRASAPLALDGWQVFRTATTGLVTVDDGDALTVTASLALSAGAWGTVDEIRLARAGDPVDDSALVEAIAAASALDRGAYTAWSWAPLEAALARARVVADADWPTAARIGQARTLLADARAGLVRRDADSATAAPAKGVLSHDNGQDTGLQDGDYRVTMNLWWGVNGSSFRLYENGELVDVVALDYAGDRRAQTATVRITGRTDGTYVYTGEVVNTRGATAVQPVMVKVTAAKPGTPVLSHDNWDTDGSFVVTANMWWGTNATSYRFYQDGVLASEGPLAAKTPSAQTARLQVKGAGIGTHMYRVEFVNAAGTTSSTSLAVVVRR, from the coding sequence ATGAGGATCGCCGCCATCGCGGCCACGGCGGGGGCGGTGACACTCGGCATGGTCGCTCCGGCAGCGGCGGTCGACGGTCCCGTCGAGGCCGGCATCGTGGTCGACAAGGTCGACGGACTCCCCGAGGACTTCATCAACGGCGTCGACGTGTCGTCCGCGCTGGCGCTGGAGGACTCCGGCGTCGTCTTCCGCGACGAGGACGGCGAACCCGCCGATCTGTTCGCGGTCCTGGCCGACGCGGGCGTCACCGACGTGCGGGTGCGGGTGTGGAACGACCCCTTCGATGCGGAGGGCAACGGCTATGGCGGCGGCGACGTCGACGTCGCCCGCGCGGTCGAGATCGGCGAGCGGGCGACGGACGCGGGTCTGCGGGTCCTCGTCGACTTCCACTACTCCGACTTCTGGGCCGACCCCGCCAAGCAGAAGGCGCCCAAGGCGTGGGCGTCGCTGTCGGTCCCCGAGAAGGCGACGGCCGTCGGGGAGTACACCGCCGATGCGCTGCAGCAGTTCGAGGACGCCGGCGTCGACGTGCGCATGGTGCAGATCGGCAACGAGACGAACAACGGCATCGCCGGTGTGACCGGCTGGGCCGGCATGGCGCAGATCTTCTCGGCCGGGTCTGCCGCCGTCCGCGCGACGCTTCCCGACGCGCTCGTCGCCGTGCACTTCACCAACCCCGAGACCTCCGGCCGGTACGCCGGGTACGCGAAGAGCCTCAGCGACTACGACGTCGACTACGACGTGTTCGCCTCGTCGTACTACCCGTACTGGCACGGCAGCCTGAGCAACCTCACGACCGTCCTCCGCCAGGTCGCCGACACATACGGCAAGGACGTGATGGTCGCCGAGACCTCGTGGGCCTACACCCTCGAGGACGGCGACGGGCACGGCAACGTCATCGACCTGCCGAGCGAGGCCACGCAGTACCCGGTGAGCGTGCAGGGCCAGGCCACCGCGCTCCGCGACGTGATCGCCGCCGTCGTCGGGGTGGGAGACGCGGGTATCGGCGTCTTCTACTGGGAGCCCGCGTGGCTGCCGGTCGGGCCGCCCGAGGACCTGGCGCAGAACAAGGTGCTCTGGGAGCGCGACGGCTCAGGGTGGGCATCGAGCTACGCGGGCGAGTTCGACCCCGACGACGCGGGCGAGTGGTACGGCGGGTCGGCCTGGGACAACCAGGCGCTCTTCGACCACGACGGCGTGCCGCTGGAGTCGCTGCGGACCTTCGCGTACGCCCGCACCGGCGCGACCGCGCCGCGCGAGGTCACCTCCGTCGAGAAGCCGGCCCTGACGTTCGCGGACGGCGATCCGATCGCCCTGCCCGCCACCGTCGAGATCTCCTACAACGACGGCTCGACCGAGGACGAGGCGGTGACCTGGTCGGAGGCCGCAGAGTGGATCGACGGGCCAGGGGCGTACCGCGTCGACGGGCGGACCGCATCCGGCCATGCCACGGTCGCGACCGTCACCGTGCTGGCGTCGAACCTGCTGCGCAACCCCGGCTTCGAAGCGGCCGACGTCAGCATGTGGCGGGCCACCGGTCCGCTGACCCTGCGCGCCACGGACGATCCGCACTCGGGGACCCGCTCGGCGCACTTCTACTCGGGTGCGGCATACACGTACTCGCTGTCGCAGACCGTCACGGCCAGCACGGCCGGCAAGTACACCGCCTCGGCGGCGCTGCAGGGCGACGGGGAGGATGCTGCGAGCACCGTCCGGATCGCCGTGACGACGTCATCAGGGGCGACCGCCGGCGCGCCGTTCGCGATGACCGGATGGCGGCAGTGGTCGACCCCGACCACCGCTCCGGTCGCTGTGGCTGCCGGCGAGACCGTGACGGTCACGATCTCGGCGACGCTGTCAGCTGGTGCCTGGGGCACCCTCGACGATGTCGTGCTCGCGCGGCTCGCGCCGGATGCCGCAGACACGAGCGCGCTCGAAGCCGCCCTCGAACGCGCTGAGGGGCTCGACCGCGACATCATCACCGCGGCCTCGCTCGCGGTGCTCGACGACGCCGTCGAGATCTCCGAGGTCGTCCTGGCCGCCACGACGCCCACGCAGACCCGCGTCACCGCGGCTCTCGCGCGCATGGACGCCGCGTTCGCGCAGCTTGAGCTGATCGGCGAGGCGCCCGCGCCGGAGATCGCGCCCGTCGCGCTCACGGTGGTCGAGGGTGACGCGATCGCCCTTCCGACCACGGTCGCGCTCACCTCGTGGAACGGCGCGGTCGAGCGCGTCCCGGTGACCTGGTCGGACGCCGTGTCGTGGATCGAGGGACCGGGCGAGTACGCGATCCCCGGCACGGCGCGCGGCGAGACCGCGACGGCGACGGTCACCGTCACCGAGCGGCAGTGGGTGCTCGATCCGGGCTTCGAGGACGCCGCGTCGTCGGCGTGGACGGTCGCAGGGCCGGGCGCGTCGATCGGGCAGACCGCGGACGCGGCGGCCGGAGCGCGCGCGGTGAGCTTCTGGAGCGACAGCGCGTACGCGTTCACGGTGTCGCAGCGCATCACGGGGGTCTCCGCGGGCACGTACGCCCTGCGGGCCACGACCCAGGGCGACGGCGAGGGCGCGGGCGATGCACTGACGATCAGCGCGACCACTGCCCAGGGGCGCGCGAGCGCGCCCCTGGCACTGGACGGGTGGCAGGTGTTCCGCACCGCCACCACGGGGCTCGTCACGGTGGACGACGGCGACGCCCTCACGGTGACGGCCTCGCTCGCGCTCAGCGCGGGCGCCTGGGGCACGGTCGACGAGATCCGGCTCGCCCGGGCCGGCGACCCTGTCGACGACAGTGCGCTCGTGGAAGCGATCGCGGCAGCATCCGCTCTCGACCGCGGCGCCTACACCGCCTGGTCGTGGGCGCCGCTGGAGGCAGCGCTCGCGAGGGCGCGCGTCGTCGCCGACGCCGACTGGCCGACCGCTGCGCGCATCGGCCAGGCGCGGACGCTGCTCGCCGACGCGCGGGCCGGTCTCGTGCGCCGCGATGCCGACAGCGCCACCGCCGCACCGGCGAAGGGCGTCCTCTCGCACGACAACGGGCAGGACACCGGGCTGCAGGACGGCGACTACCGGGTGACGATGAACCTCTGGTGGGGCGTGAACGGCTCCTCGTTCCGCCTCTACGAGAACGGCGAGCTCGTCGACGTCGTGGCGCTGGACTACGCGGGCGACCGCCGGGCGCAGACCGCGACCGTGCGGATCACGGGCCGCACCGACGGCACCTACGTGTACACCGGCGAGGTCGTCAACACCCGCGGCGCCACCGCCGTGCAGCCGGTGATGGTGAAGGTGACCGCGGCGAAGCCGGGCACCCCGGTGCTCAGCCACGACAACTGGGACACCGACGGCTCGTTCGTGGTGACGGCGAACATGTGGTGGGGCACGAACGCCACCTCGTACCGCTTCTACCAGGACGGGGTGCTGGCCTCGGAGGGTCCGCTCGCGGCCAAGACCCCGAGCGCGCAGACCGCGCGACTGCAGGTGAAGGGCGCGGGAATCGGCACGCACATGTACCGGGTCGAGTTCGTCAACGCGGCCGGGACCACCTCGAGCACGTCGCTCGCCGTCGTCGTGAGGCGCTGA
- a CDS encoding ABC-F family ATP-binding cassette domain-containing protein, producing the protein MAHLLGAEALHLEFPTKVVFDAVSLGIDEGDRIGIVGRNGDGKSSLLAMLAGRMEPDAGRVTVRGGVTVGVLDQADTLPDDETVGHAVVGDTPEHEWAGSARVRDVIAGLLGGLPWDARLGSLSGGQRRRVALAQLLTGDHDIIMLDEPTNHLDVEAIAWLAAHLKTRWPANAAGLLIVTHDRWFLDEVCTRTWEVHDRIVEPFDGGYAAYILQRVERDRQSAVIEQRRQNLARKELAWLRRGAPARTSKPKFRIDAANALIEDVPEIRDRVGLQSLAVSRLGKDVVDLLDVGVSYPAPVGAHEVLRDVEWRIAPGERTGILGVNGAGKSTLLGLVAGTVEPTSGRVKRGKTVQVATLTQRLDELEQHLDDPVRVVIARLRTTYTFGAGSKAQELTPGQLLERMGFASAQLSTPVKDLSGGQKRRLQLLLILLDQPNVLILDEPTNDLDTDMLAALEDLLDSWPGTLLVVSHDRYFLERVTDQQYAILHGRLRHLPGGVDEYLRLRRRDDADAVQGPAAAVAAPAGLAGAELRAATKELAALERRMEKLEAQITAARTALAEHDQGDYVGLAAEMQRISGLEAERDDAEGRWFELTELVG; encoded by the coding sequence ATGGCGCATCTTCTGGGGGCTGAAGCCCTCCACCTCGAATTCCCGACCAAGGTCGTCTTCGACGCCGTCTCCCTCGGCATCGACGAGGGCGACCGCATCGGCATCGTCGGCCGCAACGGCGACGGCAAATCGAGCCTGCTCGCCATGCTCGCGGGGCGGATGGAGCCGGACGCCGGCCGCGTGACCGTGCGCGGGGGAGTGACGGTGGGCGTCCTCGACCAGGCCGACACCCTCCCCGACGACGAGACCGTCGGCCACGCGGTCGTCGGCGACACTCCCGAGCACGAGTGGGCGGGCTCCGCGCGGGTGCGCGACGTGATCGCGGGACTCCTGGGCGGACTGCCCTGGGACGCGCGGCTCGGCTCGCTCTCCGGCGGACAGCGGCGGCGGGTGGCCCTCGCGCAGCTGCTCACGGGCGACCACGACATCATCATGCTCGACGAGCCGACCAACCACCTCGACGTCGAGGCGATCGCCTGGCTCGCCGCGCACCTGAAGACCCGGTGGCCCGCGAACGCGGCCGGGCTCCTCATCGTCACGCACGACCGGTGGTTCCTCGACGAGGTCTGCACCCGCACGTGGGAGGTCCACGACCGCATCGTCGAGCCCTTCGACGGCGGTTACGCCGCCTACATCCTGCAGCGCGTGGAGCGCGACCGGCAGTCGGCCGTCATCGAGCAGCGCCGCCAGAACCTGGCCCGCAAGGAGCTCGCCTGGCTGCGCCGAGGGGCGCCCGCGCGCACCTCGAAGCCGAAGTTCCGCATCGACGCGGCGAACGCCCTGATCGAGGACGTGCCGGAGATCCGCGACCGGGTCGGCCTGCAGTCGCTCGCGGTGTCCCGGCTGGGCAAGGACGTCGTCGACCTGCTCGACGTGGGCGTCTCGTACCCGGCACCCGTCGGCGCGCACGAGGTGCTGCGCGACGTCGAGTGGCGTATCGCACCCGGCGAGCGCACCGGCATCCTCGGTGTGAACGGCGCGGGGAAGTCCACGCTGCTCGGCCTCGTGGCCGGCACCGTCGAGCCCACGTCGGGGCGGGTCAAGCGCGGCAAGACCGTGCAGGTCGCGACCCTCACCCAGCGCCTCGACGAGCTCGAGCAGCACCTCGACGACCCGGTGCGCGTGGTCATCGCGCGCCTGCGCACCACCTACACCTTCGGTGCGGGGTCCAAGGCGCAGGAGCTCACCCCCGGTCAGCTGCTCGAGCGGATGGGCTTCGCCAGCGCCCAGCTGTCGACCCCCGTGAAGGACCTCTCCGGCGGTCAGAAGCGGCGCCTGCAGCTGCTGCTGATCCTCCTCGACCAGCCGAACGTGCTGATCCTCGACGAGCCCACCAACGACCTCGACACCGACATGCTCGCGGCGCTGGAGGACCTGCTGGACAGCTGGCCGGGCACGCTCCTCGTCGTCTCGCACGACCGGTACTTCCTGGAGCGCGTCACCGACCAGCAGTACGCGATCCTGCACGGGCGTCTGCGGCATCTGCCCGGCGGCGTCGACGAGTACCTGCGTCTGCGCCGTCGCGACGACGCGGATGCCGTGCAGGGGCCCGCCGCCGCCGTCGCTGCGCCCGCCGGCCTGGCCGGAGCGGAGCTGCGCGCGGCCACGAAGGAGCTCGCCGCGCTGGAGCGCCGCATGGAGAAGCTCGAGGCGCAGATCACCGCCGCGCGCACGGCGCTCGCCGAGCACGACCAGGGCGACTACGTCGGACTGGCCGCCGAGATGCAGCGCATCAGCGGACTCGAGGCCGAGCGCGATGACGCCGAGGGCCGCTGGTTCGAGCTCACCGAACTCGTCGGCTGA
- a CDS encoding GNAT family N-acetyltransferase has translation MDDLVRTHHDGPVDGAAAAALADRGLRLTRVPNDDRPGFGSWLDAVARGFLDGERSDLHRAAAFERLGQRRLIGVFDDSAPEPTVPVGTFASWVSELTVPGGTSIPSCAISSVTVAPTHHRRGIARAMMEGELRAADALGVPVAVLTVSESTLYGRYGFASAAAAVSLRIETRRAGWTGPAAPGRVDFISRERWRELAPQVHERGRTRRAGEIEMPGGHWDRLARTRPDAEDPGKVRAVQYAGLDGDVTGVAVYSVEENHDDFTKSIAHVHLLLAGDDDAYAGLWRFFLQLDLIGEVRASELSLDEPLLWMIADQRAAVITVRDHQYVRVLDVPAALTARRYGAAGVFALDVADPLGIGGGRWVLRVDADGAGAVSPWEGDAPEGAVRVQLGTAELSALYLGGVSAAALATAGRLRASDVVALARTFAWHESPRLSFWY, from the coding sequence ATGGACGATCTCGTGCGCACCCACCACGACGGGCCGGTGGACGGCGCCGCAGCGGCGGCCTTGGCCGACCGGGGCCTGCGGCTGACGCGCGTGCCGAACGACGACCGACCGGGCTTCGGCTCCTGGCTGGATGCGGTCGCGCGCGGCTTCCTCGACGGCGAGCGCAGCGATCTGCACCGCGCCGCCGCGTTCGAGCGGCTCGGCCAGCGGCGGCTGATCGGCGTGTTCGACGACAGCGCACCGGAGCCGACCGTGCCGGTGGGCACCTTCGCCTCGTGGGTGAGTGAGCTCACGGTGCCGGGGGGCACCAGCATCCCGTCCTGCGCCATCAGCTCGGTCACGGTCGCGCCCACCCACCACCGGCGCGGCATCGCCCGGGCGATGATGGAGGGCGAGCTGCGCGCCGCGGACGCACTCGGCGTGCCCGTCGCCGTCCTCACGGTCAGCGAGTCCACTCTCTACGGCCGCTACGGGTTCGCCTCGGCCGCTGCCGCCGTGTCGCTGCGCATCGAGACACGCCGCGCCGGCTGGACCGGGCCCGCCGCCCCCGGCCGCGTGGACTTCATCTCGCGGGAGCGGTGGCGCGAGCTCGCCCCGCAGGTGCACGAACGAGGGCGCACCCGCAGGGCGGGGGAGATCGAGATGCCCGGCGGCCACTGGGATCGGCTCGCGCGCACGCGCCCCGACGCGGAGGATCCGGGCAAGGTCCGCGCCGTGCAGTACGCGGGCCTCGACGGCGACGTGACCGGGGTCGCGGTCTACTCGGTGGAGGAGAACCACGACGACTTCACGAAGTCGATCGCGCACGTCCACCTGCTGCTCGCGGGGGACGACGACGCGTACGCGGGCCTGTGGCGGTTCTTCCTGCAGCTCGACCTGATCGGCGAGGTGCGCGCCAGCGAGCTCTCGCTGGACGAGCCGCTGCTGTGGATGATCGCCGACCAGCGGGCCGCCGTGATCACGGTGCGCGACCATCAGTACGTCCGGGTGCTCGACGTGCCGGCCGCCCTCACAGCACGGCGCTACGGCGCTGCCGGCGTCTTCGCGCTCGACGTGGCCGACCCGCTCGGCATCGGCGGAGGCCGCTGGGTGCTGCGGGTCGACGCGGACGGCGCGGGAGCGGTGTCACCGTGGGAGGGGGACGCCCCCGAGGGCGCGGTGCGCGTCCAGCTGGGCACGGCGGAGCTCTCGGCCCTGTATCTGGGCGGCGTCTCCGCTGCGGCGCTCGCCACCGCCGGGCGCCTGCGCGCGTCGGATGTGGTGGCTCTCGCGCGCACATTCGCGTGGCACGAGAGCCCGCGGCTGAGCTTCTGGTACTGA
- a CDS encoding ribose-phosphate diphosphokinase, producing the protein MARKKKTVDLDREHDIAPGLVAKTKKRLVVLTGSSHPELARQVVEAIGTELVPTEHRTFASGEILTRFEVSIRGCDAFIIQSFGPPVNEWLMELLIMLDAAKRASAKRITVVAPYYPYSRQDKKGRGREPISARLVSDLMKTAGADRVMSVDLHAAQIQGFFDGPVDHLFAKPVLLEYFEKTLSEADRALLTVVSPDTGRVRVADQWSDSLGAPLAIIHKRRDPNVANQVTVNEIVGEVAGRVCLLVDDMIDTGGTIVKAAEALKKNGAERVIVAATHAIFSAPATDRLQSPAIDEVVVTDTVPVPEDKRFPTLTILPIAPLLARAIHEVFEDGSVTSMFDGAA; encoded by the coding sequence ATGGCTCGCAAGAAGAAGACGGTTGATCTCGATCGCGAGCACGACATCGCGCCGGGTCTGGTCGCCAAGACCAAGAAGCGACTCGTCGTCCTGACCGGAAGCTCGCACCCCGAGCTCGCGCGGCAGGTGGTCGAGGCGATCGGCACCGAGCTGGTGCCGACCGAGCACCGCACCTTCGCCTCCGGCGAGATCCTGACCCGGTTCGAGGTCTCGATCCGCGGCTGCGACGCCTTCATCATCCAGTCCTTCGGCCCGCCCGTGAACGAGTGGCTGATGGAGCTGCTCATCATGCTCGACGCGGCCAAGCGCGCGTCCGCCAAGCGCATCACCGTCGTCGCCCCGTACTACCCGTACTCGCGCCAGGACAAGAAGGGCCGCGGCCGTGAGCCGATCAGCGCCCGCCTCGTCTCCGACCTGATGAAGACCGCCGGTGCCGACCGCGTGATGAGCGTCGACCTCCACGCCGCGCAGATCCAGGGTTTCTTCGACGGGCCCGTCGACCACCTGTTCGCCAAGCCGGTGCTGCTCGAGTACTTCGAGAAGACGCTCTCCGAGGCGGACCGCGCGCTCCTCACCGTCGTCTCGCCCGACACCGGCCGCGTGCGCGTGGCCGACCAGTGGTCCGACAGCCTCGGCGCCCCGCTGGCGATCATCCACAAGCGCCGCGACCCGAATGTGGCGAACCAGGTCACCGTCAACGAGATCGTCGGCGAGGTCGCCGGTCGCGTCTGCCTGCTGGTGGACGACATGATCGACACCGGCGGCACGATCGTGAAAGCCGCGGAGGCACTGAAGAAGAACGGCGCCGAGCGCGTCATCGTCGCCGCGACCCACGCGATCTTCAGCGCGCCCGCCACCGACCGCCTGCAGAGCCCGGCGATCGACGAGGTCGTCGTCACCGACACCGTGCCTGTGCCCGAAGACAAGCGCTTCCCGACGCTCACGATCCTGCCGATCGCCCCGCTGCTGGCCCGGGCGATCCACGAGGTCTTCGAAGACGGATCCGTCACGAGCATGTTCGACGGAGCCGCCTGA
- a CDS encoding MarR family winged helix-turn-helix transcriptional regulator codes for MAHESDEVDRIVEAWLAQRPDLDFSPLEVLSRVDRLSRHLDRARREAFRRSDLEPWEWDVLSALRRAGEPYRLSPKQLLQQTLVSSGTMTNRIDRLVGRRLVRREADPDDGRSILVILTEDGRTRVDAAITRLVDAEAVLLGSLSRADRERLAALLRKLSLGFDA; via the coding sequence GTGGCACACGAGTCCGACGAGGTCGATCGCATCGTCGAGGCCTGGCTCGCCCAGCGGCCCGACCTCGACTTCTCCCCCCTCGAGGTCCTGTCGCGGGTCGACCGGCTCTCGCGTCACCTCGACCGCGCCCGGCGCGAGGCGTTCCGGCGCAGCGACCTGGAGCCGTGGGAGTGGGACGTGCTGTCCGCGCTCCGCCGGGCGGGCGAGCCGTACCGGCTGAGCCCCAAGCAGCTGCTGCAGCAGACGCTCGTCTCCAGCGGCACCATGACGAACCGCATCGACCGCCTCGTGGGCCGGCGGCTCGTGCGACGAGAGGCCGACCCGGACGACGGGCGCAGCATCCTGGTCATCCTGACCGAGGACGGCCGCACGCGCGTGGATGCCGCCATCACCCGGCTGGTCGACGCGGAGGCCGTGCTGCTCGGCAGCCTCAGCCGCGCCGACCGGGAGCGGCTCGCGGCGCTCCTCCGCAAGCTCAGCCTGGGCTTCGACGCCTGA
- the glmU gene encoding bifunctional UDP-N-acetylglucosamine diphosphorylase/glucosamine-1-phosphate N-acetyltransferase GlmU, which produces MTENTADPSLAVIILAAGQGTRMKSSVPKVLHRIGGRPLVGHVLDTARDLAPAHVLVVVRHERDQVAEAVMGVSPGIVVVDQDDVPGTGRAVEVALAALPDYSGDVLVLSGDVPLLDADTLSGLIRAHRAGGTAVTLLSAVLEDATGYGRVIRDEAGDVDRIVEQKDATDDEAAVTEINAGVYVFQAEPLRAQLAQVGTANAQGEKYLTDVIGLLRAQALGVAASVVRDVALTLGVNDRAQLAEAARLLNARTVRRWQLAGASILDPATTWIDVTATLAPDVTVLPNTHILRASTVAEGAIIGPDTSLVDCEVGEGATVRRTDATLAVIGAGATVGPFAYLRPGTVLAADGKIGTFVETKNSSIGRGSKVPHLSYIGDTTIGEHVNLGAGAITANYDDLAKHRTEIGDEVHTGSHNVFVAPVRIGDGAKTGAGAVIRKDVPPGALALSVAPQRNVEGWVEKNRPGTGAAEAVVKARSAQKADDGSQEEDG; this is translated from the coding sequence ATGACCGAGAACACCGCGGATCCGTCGCTCGCCGTGATCATCCTGGCCGCCGGCCAGGGCACCCGCATGAAGTCGTCGGTGCCCAAGGTGCTGCACCGCATCGGCGGCCGGCCGCTGGTCGGCCACGTGCTCGACACCGCGCGCGATCTCGCGCCCGCGCACGTGCTCGTCGTGGTGCGCCACGAGCGCGACCAGGTCGCCGAGGCCGTCATGGGCGTCTCGCCGGGGATCGTCGTCGTCGACCAGGACGACGTCCCCGGCACCGGCAGGGCCGTCGAGGTGGCGCTCGCCGCGCTGCCCGACTACTCGGGAGACGTCCTGGTGCTCAGCGGCGACGTGCCGCTCCTCGATGCAGACACCCTCAGCGGCCTGATCCGGGCGCATCGCGCCGGCGGGACCGCGGTCACTCTCCTGAGCGCCGTGCTCGAGGACGCGACCGGCTACGGCCGGGTGATCCGGGACGAGGCGGGCGACGTCGACCGGATCGTCGAGCAGAAGGACGCCACCGACGACGAGGCGGCGGTCACCGAGATCAACGCCGGCGTCTACGTCTTCCAGGCCGAGCCGCTGCGCGCCCAGCTCGCGCAGGTGGGCACCGCCAACGCGCAGGGCGAGAAGTACCTCACCGACGTGATCGGACTGCTGCGTGCCCAGGCCCTCGGGGTGGCGGCATCCGTCGTCCGTGACGTGGCGCTGACGCTCGGAGTCAATGACCGTGCCCAGCTGGCCGAGGCGGCGCGGCTGCTGAACGCGCGCACCGTGCGCCGCTGGCAGCTCGCCGGCGCGTCGATCCTCGACCCGGCGACCACCTGGATCGACGTGACGGCGACGCTCGCGCCGGACGTGACCGTGCTGCCGAACACGCACATCCTGCGGGCCAGCACGGTCGCCGAGGGCGCGATCATCGGCCCCGACACCAGCCTGGTGGACTGCGAGGTGGGCGAGGGCGCCACCGTGCGCCGCACCGACGCGACCCTCGCGGTGATCGGCGCCGGGGCGACAGTCGGCCCGTTCGCGTACCTGCGGCCGGGCACCGTGCTCGCCGCCGACGGCAAGATCGGCACCTTCGTAGAGACGAAGAACTCGTCGATCGGCCGGGGCAGCAAGGTGCCCCACCTGTCGTACATCGGCGACACCACGATCGGGGAGCACGTCAACCTCGGCGCGGGGGCGATCACGGCGAACTACGACGACCTGGCCAAGCACCGCACCGAGATCGGCGACGAGGTCCACACCGGTTCGCACAACGTCTTCGTCGCGCCCGTTAGGATCGGAGACGGAGCGAAGACCGGAGCCGGTGCCGTCATCCGCAAGGATGTGCCACCCGGGGCCCTCGCACTCAGCGTCGCCCCTCAGCGCAATGTCGAGGGGTGGGTCGAGAAGAACAGACCGGGAACGGGCGCGGCAGAGGCCGTGGTCAAGGCTCGGTCCGCACAGAAGGCGGACGATGGCTCGCAAGAAGAAGACGGTTGA
- a CDS encoding DUF427 domain-containing protein, with translation MRARIGDTVYAEAPESDLIRIEGNWYFPPASVDFSLLQESPTPYTCPWKGECQYYSVHEGDQTLADRAWAYPTPYPTGIERVGRDFSGYLAFWKEVEVA, from the coding sequence TTGAGAGCACGAATCGGTGACACCGTCTACGCCGAGGCCCCGGAGTCCGACCTGATCCGCATCGAAGGCAACTGGTATTTCCCGCCCGCAAGCGTCGACTTCAGTCTGCTGCAGGAGAGCCCGACGCCGTACACCTGCCCCTGGAAGGGCGAGTGCCAGTACTACTCGGTCCACGAGGGCGACCAGACGCTCGCCGACCGCGCATGGGCCTATCCCACCCCGTATCCGACCGGCATCGAGCGCGTCGGCAGGGACTTCTCCGGCTACCTCGCCTTCTGGAAAGAGGTCGAGGTGGCGTAG